The region GGGTCGGTTCCTGAGAACCGTTATCGAACATGCCGTCACTGATTTTTTTGATTCCTGCAGACAATTTCTGCACCATGGAGGTGATTTCCTCTTCAGTCATGGTTCTTACGCTGGCCTGAGCTTTAACAATTTCAAGGGCCTCTTTCAGATGATCTTCCATATTATCTCCCCTTATTCTGTTGTTATTTTCTATGTGTTATAAATTAATGAAAAATTATGTTCGGCAGTTACTGCTTGGTCTGTTTATGTCTCTCTTTATTGTAAACCTTGCATGCAACTGATCATTACCAATAACACTATCTGTGGATAAAGGTGAAGTAGAATGTTAAATTCTGATTATTCTTTGTGAGTATTGCACGTGAGTTATAGTACGTGTCCATGTCTGTGTTACTCAAATTGATCATTGAGGCGGACTAAGCAGTTGGATGTTATATGTTCGGATGTTTGACTTTGTAATCTTTAAAAAAAAGTTTGCATTACTTTTTTAAGGTAGTTGAGTTATAACTTTGCTGTAACTGTTTTTTCTGTGGGGGAGTTGTTTTCTTTTTTAAGTGAATTAAATCATTTCTTATAGCTAGAGAGGTCTTTCTATGCCTAAAGATATTAAAGATTTTTTAAATGAAATAGGTGGAATGGATGTTGATTCTCTTGAAAACTGCGTCTGCCGCCATCATCTTTCCAATCTGGGGCGTGATTATGGCCGCACGGATATTTTCTCTCTCTATCAGGCTCTTGCTTATACTTTGCGGGACCGTCTGGTCGGTAATTGGATTAAAACCCAGCAGTCTTATTATAATCAGCGAGCCAAAAGCGTTTATTATCTTTCACTTGAGTTTTTGACCGGTAAATCTCTGGCCAGCAATACCTTGAGCCTTGGGGTGGAAAAGGAAGTGGTTGAGGTCCTCGATAGGTTCGGGGTTTCCCTTGAGGAAACTGAAAACGCGGAAGCGGATGCCGGGCTGGGGAATGGCGGATTGGGGCGTCTTGCATCGTGTTTTCTCGATTCCATGGCCAGTCTTGGAATTTCCGGTTACGGTTACGGAATCAGGTACGAGTACGGAATTTTCAAACAGGCAATTGAAAACGGTGAGCAGGTTGAAGCCCCGGACGATTGGCTGCATACCGGTAATCCCTGGGAATTCAACCGCAAAGGTTTCATGTTTACGGTCCGGCTCTATGGACGTGAGGAACAGTTCACACACGAGGATGGATCTATCCGGCACCGGTGGGCGGACAGCGCCAAGGTCATGGCTGTCCCGGTGGATATGCTTATTCCGGGATACAGAAACGAAAATGTGATCAATATGCGACTCTGGGAGGCCCAGCCTGCAAGGCGTTTTAATTTCGACCTCTTCAACAGCGGTGATTACATTCGGTCCATGGAAGACGCGGTTCGTTCCCAGACGATTTCCAAGGTGCTCTATCCTAATGACCGGCTGAGTGAAGGGCGAGAGCTACGTCTTGTGCAGCAGTATTTTTTCGTCTCGGCTACGATTCAGGATATGATGCGCCGGTTTAAAAAACTGAAGCTTGATTTTTCCGAGCTGCCCAACCGGGCGGTAGTTCAGCTTAATGAAACCCATCCGGCTATCGCCATCCCGGAACTTATGCGTATCCTCATCGATGAAAAAATGCTGAACTGGGATCAGGCATGGCGCATCTGCCGCAGAACATTTGCCTACACCAATCACACGGTAATGCCTGAAGCCCTTGAAAAATGGCCTTTGGACATGATGCGGAATGTGTTGCCGCGTCATGTTTCCATTATTTTTGAAATTAATCGCCGTTTTATGGAAGATGTGAAAGCCCGTTTTCCCGGTGATGAAGATCGTCTGAAACGTATGTCAATTATCGAGGACTGCGAGTTTCCTCAGGTTCGTATGGCGTGGCTGGCTGTGGTAGGCAGTTTCACCGTGAACGGGGTTTCCTCCCTGCACGGGGAGTTGATTAAGAAGAATATTTTTCAGGATTTTGTGGAAATGTTCCCCGGCAGGTTCATTTCGGTAACCAACGGGATAACTCCGCGCAGGTGGCTTAGACAGTGTAATCAGTCACTTTCGAAGCTCATTACCGAAACGATAGGGGAGGAGTGGGTTACAGATCTTGACCAGCTGAGCAAGCTTGCTCCTCTGGCCGATGACCCTGATTTTCAGAAGCGCTGGTATGAATGCAAGCTCAAGGAAAAGAAGCGTCTCGTTGACTATGCCCGCAATGAATACGGACTTTATATGCCTGCGGACTGGATGTATGATGTGCATGTAAAGCGCATCCATGAATACAAACGCCAGCTGCTTAACGTGCTGCACGCAATAACTCTCTACTGCCGTTTGAAGCGCAACCCGAACAGCGTTGCCGTGCCGAGGCTTAAGATTTTCGCAGGTAAAGCGGCCCCCGGCTATTTTTTGGCAAAGCGCATCATCAGGTTGATCAATGCGGTGGGGGCTGTTGTCAATTCAGACCCTGCGGTAAATCATAAGCTGCGCATCGTTTTTATGCCCAACTATAGAGTTTCACAGGCGGAACGCATTATTCCCGCAACCGATCTTTCCGAGCAGATTTCATTGGCCGGGACGGAAGCTTCCGGAACCGGAAATATGAAGTTCGCCCTGAACGGTGCCTTAACCATCGGTACTCTTGATGGTGCCAATATTGAGATTATGGAAGAAGTCGGCCGGGAGCACATGTTCATTTTCGGTATGGATGCGGATGAAGTGGAAACGCGTAAACAGAACGGCTATAACCCTTCGGAAATTGCTTCAGCGGATCAGGAACTGGGCGAGGTTTTGCATTATATCGGCGATGGTACTTTTTCGGAAGGGGACCGCGAGCTTTTCCGACCGATTCTGGACGCCCTTTTTAACGGCGGGGATCAGTACATGGTTCTTGCCGATTATCGGGATTATGTCGACGCGCAGGACCGGGTGGATAAATTATGGCTGGATCGCAGCGGATGGCTACGCAGTTCCATCCTCAATACCGCCGGTTCCGGGTATTTTTCCAGTGATCGGGCTATAATGGATTACGCCCGTAATGTATGGGGAATCCGGCCCATGGATATGGAAAAATAGCCTGATTTTAACCCGACCTTAACATAACCGCCTGTTCCTCGTGGAATAGGCGGTTATGCAGTTTAAGAGGGTGTTAACCATATGATATCTGCCGATTAGTTATGTGTGCCGGAGGAGATTAAGCTCATCCCAGACATTTCGCGGGGTGCGGGAGGTTTTGCTTTCAGCGGGAAATTTACATATATTGTAGCTCCAGAACTGATTATAAGAATGGATACCAGATAATGAAAATGAAATTTCGTCCTTTTACGGCTTTCCTGCTGATTCTCCTGCTGCTTGCGGGAGTCTGCACGTCCCTTTTTCATATGGGGTTTTTCGATGCTTTTTTTACTGATGAAGTAGCAGAAATTCAGCAGCAGGGAGAAGGTCCGGTTGTCCGGCGCGAGGTGAGCAATCTTGTTTTGCCGTTGGAGGATTCTGGAGATGAGACTGTTCAGGATGAGAGCGGTCTTAAAGAGACCGACATAAAGACTGAAAACAAGCCTGCGGAAGAATATACAGCGGAAAAGAAAGAGCAGGAAAAGGCCGATATAGTCGTTCCTGCTGTGGTAGATGAAAAGGCTGCCCCGGAAGATAAGTCTGCCCCGGGAGATAAGTCTGCCCCGGAAGATAAGCCTGCTTCCAAGCCGGAGTCTGTGAACCGGGAGAAGGCTGATTCCCCAAAACCCTTATCTGCCAAAGGTTTTGTAAAAGGATTGAGCTCTGTCTGTAACATGCCAAAAGTCGAAATAAAGATTGCGCTTTCTTCGGCTGCGGGAAAAATAAACTGGTTCAATCTTGATAAGCCGCGCCGACTGGTAGTGGATCTGTATGGGAAATGGGAGAACAAGACTAAGTCCCTGTATCGCATAAAGAATTGCCCGATTCAGAAGGTCGTCCTAGGCGAACACCCTGATAAATTGCGTCTGGTTATCTATCTTGACCATGAGAGCCTCTCTGCAAAGCTCAAGCCGGTAATCCAAAGGCATGATAAAGAGGTTGTCCTACGCCTTGATTTTTGATTCATACCTGCTGAAAATTTAAATTTAACGCCCTGTGGAGCTTGATGCCCGCAGGGCTTTTTTTATGGTCATAAATAAAAATGTCTGATTTTAACATATTGAAATATAAGTTTTTAATAGTGCGATGTTGCGCGTAACATAAACGTAACGACCGGGTCATTGCCCTGTAACCCGTGGCAGATAGTTAATTCATGTCACTTAAGAATGGTGGCAATCTTTATGATGTGTACCAATTAAGATCGGGATCGGACGAACCTGGTCCTATTTTATTTTATATAAATTTATGGAGACAATGTAATGGGGCAAGCTGTTAAAATCGCTTCCAAAAATCTTGACTTTTATTATGGTGACTTCAAGGCTCTTGAAGATATTTCCATGGATTTCGAAGAAAACAGGGTTACCGCGCTTATCGGCCCTTCCGGTTGCGGTAAAAGTACTTTTCTACGTTGTCTGAACAGAATGAATGATCTTATTCCCGGAACACGTGTAGACGGCGATCTCACCCTAGATGATGAAGATATTTACGCTCAGGGATTGGACGTGGTTACTCTCAGAAGGCGTGTGGGCATGGTTTTTCAGAAGCCCAACCCCTTTCCTAAATCCATATTTGAAAATGTCGCTTACGGTCTGCGTGTGAATGGCATTAAAGATAAAGAGTTCGTAGCCCACAAGGTAGAGGAAAGTCTCAAGGGCGGCGCTCTTTGGGATGAAGTGAAAGACCGCCTGCATGCTTCCGCGCTCGGACTTTCCGGCGGTCAGCAGCAGAGGCTGTGTATTGCCCGCGCTCTTGCAGTTGAGCCTGAAATCCTGCTCATGGATGAGCCCGCTTCAGCCCTTGATCCCATTGCGACCCAGAAGATTGAGGACTTGATTCACGAACTTAAAAAGAATTTTACCATTATTATTGTGACCCATTCCATGCAGCAGGCTGCGCGTGTGTCCGATCAGACCGCATTCTTTTATATGGGGCGCCTCATCGAAACCGGTAAGACGGAAACCATGTTTACCAAGCCTAAAAACAAGCAGACTGAAGATTATATCACAGGTAGATTCGGTTAAGGGTTGCGTTGTCACTGTAACTGGTCCGAATTGACGGATCTCAAGTTGAGGAGTTTTCATATGGAGCAGCGTGCCCACTTTGTTAAAAAAATGGATGACCTGAAAGTTCAGGTCCTCAGGATGTCCAGCATGGCAGAAACGGCTCTGCAAAATTCAGTAAAAGCTTTGGCGGAAAGTAATGCCGAACTGGCTGAAGACATCATCATGAATGATATCAAAATCAATGAGCTTGAGTATGAGCTTGATGAATATAATCTGGGACTGCTGGCTCTTGATCAGCCCATGGCCCGGGATTTGCGTTTTATCGTAGGGTCCATGCGTATCAGCAGCAATCTCGAGCGGATAGGTGATCAGGCGGTTAATCTTTCACACCGGGCGGTTTTTTTGAGCACTCGCCCTCCGCTCCCATTTAACCAGTTGCTGGACCGCATGAGCACCATTGCGATTGAAATGGTTTCCAAGGCGGTTAAAGCTTTCGCGGATGAAGATCACGTACTTGCTGCAGAAGTATGCGGCATGGATAATGAGGCAGATGGTCTCAGTGTTCGGATTCTTAAGGGACTTATCGAGAACATGGTCTCTGAAACAAGAATTGTTGAGCGTGGTGTCCATTTGATCATGGCTGCCAGCCATCTGGAGCGTATTGCGGACCAGGCTACCAATATTGCCGAATCAGTTATTTTTATTACTCAGGGCGTCAATATCAAGCATCAATGCAAAGGCTAAACCTAAGCTGTCTTGATTTATTTTTTTGAATGAGCCGGATTTATTCCGGCTCATTTTTTCGTTTAAGCATTGAGCGCAAACGATTTCGGACAGCTGGAGCATATTTAATCCGGTTTACATAAGTCCTTTTTTAGGATAGAAGCAGTTCTCTTAATCTCAAGTCGGAATTTCGTAACCGGGGATATTAAAAATCGCAGGTGTATGATTTTTCGTCAGTATTGAGGTTTTCCCTTAACGGGCATTAGGGATAAATTGCGGCCTTTCAGGCCAACGGACAATCTGGGCCTCGGCTGCCTCGGAACGCGTGAACAGATTGTTTCCAATGCATTTCTCCCATAACATATGTGCCGAAATTTTGTCCGAGGACATCGTTGTTGGAGGTAACCCATGGAAAACAATGAAAACATGAACGCCGAAATGGAAATGGACTTTGAGGCTGCCCTTGAAGATTACCTAAATGCCGATTTCGGAAATCTGGACGAAGGAAGCATCGTTTCCGGTGAAGTAGTTAAAGTTGATAAAGATTTCGTTCTTATCGACGTTAACTTCAAATCTGAAGGCCAGATTGCAGTATCTGAATTTTTGGATGCTGACGGTGAAGTGACTGTAGCAGTCGGTGACAAAGTAGACGTATTTGTTGCAAACAAAAACGAAAACGAAGGCACTATTCACCTTTCCCGTGACAAAGCCAAACGCATGCAGCTCTTCGACAAACTCGAAGAAGTGCAGGAAAAAGAAGGCGTTGTCGAAGGCAGAATCATCCGCCGCATCAAAGGTGGTTACACCGTTGATCTTGGTGGCGTAGAAGCATTCCTGCCTGGTTCTCACGTTGATCTTCGTCCCGTTC is a window of Maridesulfovibrio sp. DNA encoding:
- a CDS encoding glycogen/starch/alpha-glucan phosphorylase, which encodes MPKDIKDFLNEIGGMDVDSLENCVCRHHLSNLGRDYGRTDIFSLYQALAYTLRDRLVGNWIKTQQSYYNQRAKSVYYLSLEFLTGKSLASNTLSLGVEKEVVEVLDRFGVSLEETENAEADAGLGNGGLGRLASCFLDSMASLGISGYGYGIRYEYGIFKQAIENGEQVEAPDDWLHTGNPWEFNRKGFMFTVRLYGREEQFTHEDGSIRHRWADSAKVMAVPVDMLIPGYRNENVINMRLWEAQPARRFNFDLFNSGDYIRSMEDAVRSQTISKVLYPNDRLSEGRELRLVQQYFFVSATIQDMMRRFKKLKLDFSELPNRAVVQLNETHPAIAIPELMRILIDEKMLNWDQAWRICRRTFAYTNHTVMPEALEKWPLDMMRNVLPRHVSIIFEINRRFMEDVKARFPGDEDRLKRMSIIEDCEFPQVRMAWLAVVGSFTVNGVSSLHGELIKKNIFQDFVEMFPGRFISVTNGITPRRWLRQCNQSLSKLITETIGEEWVTDLDQLSKLAPLADDPDFQKRWYECKLKEKKRLVDYARNEYGLYMPADWMYDVHVKRIHEYKRQLLNVLHAITLYCRLKRNPNSVAVPRLKIFAGKAAPGYFLAKRIIRLINAVGAVVNSDPAVNHKLRIVFMPNYRVSQAERIIPATDLSEQISLAGTEASGTGNMKFALNGALTIGTLDGANIEIMEEVGREHMFIFGMDADEVETRKQNGYNPSEIASADQELGEVLHYIGDGTFSEGDRELFRPILDALFNGGDQYMVLADYRDYVDAQDRVDKLWLDRSGWLRSSILNTAGSGYFSSDRAIMDYARNVWGIRPMDMEK
- a CDS encoding AMIN domain-containing protein; this encodes MKMKFRPFTAFLLILLLLAGVCTSLFHMGFFDAFFTDEVAEIQQQGEGPVVRREVSNLVLPLEDSGDETVQDESGLKETDIKTENKPAEEYTAEKKEQEKADIVVPAVVDEKAAPEDKSAPGDKSAPEDKPASKPESVNREKADSPKPLSAKGFVKGLSSVCNMPKVEIKIALSSAAGKINWFNLDKPRRLVVDLYGKWENKTKSLYRIKNCPIQKVVLGEHPDKLRLVIYLDHESLSAKLKPVIQRHDKEVVLRLDF
- the pstB gene encoding phosphate ABC transporter ATP-binding protein PstB, with the protein product MGQAVKIASKNLDFYYGDFKALEDISMDFEENRVTALIGPSGCGKSTFLRCLNRMNDLIPGTRVDGDLTLDDEDIYAQGLDVVTLRRRVGMVFQKPNPFPKSIFENVAYGLRVNGIKDKEFVAHKVEESLKGGALWDEVKDRLHASALGLSGGQQQRLCIARALAVEPEILLMDEPASALDPIATQKIEDLIHELKKNFTIIIVTHSMQQAARVSDQTAFFYMGRLIETGKTETMFTKPKNKQTEDYITGRFG
- the phoU gene encoding phosphate signaling complex protein PhoU, producing the protein MEQRAHFVKKMDDLKVQVLRMSSMAETALQNSVKALAESNAELAEDIIMNDIKINELEYELDEYNLGLLALDQPMARDLRFIVGSMRISSNLERIGDQAVNLSHRAVFLSTRPPLPFNQLLDRMSTIAIEMVSKAVKAFADEDHVLAAEVCGMDNEADGLSVRILKGLIENMVSETRIVERGVHLIMAASHLERIADQATNIAESVIFITQGVNIKHQCKG